From a single Pelmatolapia mariae isolate MD_Pm_ZW linkage group LG20, Pm_UMD_F_2, whole genome shotgun sequence genomic region:
- the b3gnt7l gene encoding UDP-GlcNAc:betaGal beta-1,3-N-acetylglucosaminyltransferase 7, like: protein MDHFFRRKRIPAFLKPLLSLSLIFASFLMIQKLKLSEKDAVGVKHVRDPAWCGSECFTFKKTAVTSSGTSDSPVPVKDLETQRVPNVTRASWDAQVLNCSADASVRTQDWFRRLDQRFHQFVLHRHCRYFPMLINHPEKCADGNVHLLMVVKSVIEQHDRREAVRKTWGKEQTVNGKKIKTLFLLGSPNTGKDAKNLQKLIEYEDQIFGDILQWDFMDTFFNLTLKEVNFLKWFYIYCPNVHFIFKGDDDVFVNTLNLLELIDFKVEQRKAARLFMGDTISKAIPIRNRQSKYYIPKELYDKPYPPYVGGGGFLMSAYLARRLFVTSEGVELYPIDDVFLGMCLQRLHLSPEMHPGFRTFGITRRRASTMNTEPCFYKNLIVVHKLSAQELLRMWSVVHSQDLICAQKTSI, encoded by the coding sequence ATGGATCACTTTTTTCGTAGAAAGCGGATCCCCGCTTTTCTGAAACCCCTGTTAAGTCTGTCTCTGATCTTTGCGTCTTTTCTCATGATCCAAAAGCTGAAACTGTCGGAGAAAGACGCAGTGGGGGTTAAACATGTGAGGGATCCGGCCTGGTGCGGCTCGGAGTGTTTTACATTTAAGAAGACAGCTGTGACCAGTTCGGGGACCTCAGATTCTCCCGTGCCCGTCAAGGATTTGGAGACACAGCGGGTCCCGAACGTAACTCGGGCTTCTTGGGACGCGCAGGTTCTCAACTGTAGCGCGGACGCATCGGTGAGGACCCAGGACTGGTTCCGGCGCTTGGACCAGAGATTTCACCAGTTTGTGCTTCACAGACACTGCAGGTATTTCCCCATGCTCATCAATCACCCGGAGAAGTGCGCCGATGGAAACGTTCACCTCCTCATGGTGGTCAAGTCCGTTATCGAGCAGCACGACCGGAGGGAGGCCGTGCGTAAAACCTGGGGGAAGGAGCAAACCGTAAATGGgaagaaaattaaaactttgtttttactCGGAAGCCCAAACACTGGCAAAGACGCCAAGAACCTACAGAAACTGATCGAGTATGAGGACCAAATCTTTGGGGACATCCTGCAGTGGGACTTCATGGACACCTTCTTCAACCTGACTCTGAAAGAGGTCAATTTTCTCAAGTGGTTCTACATCTACTGCCCCAACgtgcattttatatttaaggGAGACGATGATGTGTTTGTGAACACGCTCAACCTGCTGGAGCTCATCGACTTCAAGGTGGAGCAGCGCAAAGCGGCCCGCTTGTTTATGGGGGACACCATCTCCAAGGCGATCCCCATCCGAAACCGACAGAGCAAATATTACATCCCCAAGGAGCTGTACGACAAGCCGTATCCACCCTACGTGGGAGGTGGGGGGTTTCTGATGTCCGCCTATTTAGCCCGTAGGCTCTTCGTGACCTCGGAGGGCGTGGAGTTGTACCCCATTGACGACGTGTTTTTGGGGATGTGTCTGCAGAGGCTTCACTTATCCCCAGAGATGCATCCGGGCTTCAGGACATTCGGCATCACCAGACGCAGGGCGAGCACAATGAACACAGAGCCCTGCTTTTATAAAAACCTGATCGTGGTCCACAAACTGAGCGCGCAGGAGCTGCTCAGGATGTGGAGCGTGGTGCACAGCCAAGACCTGATCTGCGCACAAAAAACTTCGATATGA
- the dffb gene encoding DNA fragmentation factor subunit beta, with protein MFGKIKPVKIRSYSENRKYGIAAKDVKELLKKACNLLQVPLSGARVCLYEDGTIVTEEFFPTLADNTELVLLSKGQTWSGVVCDISQLLNTDRHADSLIEAAKGLLSDEKSSKRRKILTDLLQNLEDRSELESREEDEDWFQGVDSRFKTKSAYMKYNCESRIRGYLKELDDATKSIQKAKVRAEFLKTSQSLAEMLKTAKCNGCYFDRTEKQPDRLCTQEGWFTCQGSFDEKVCKSLHSINPYGSREGRIVFSTWNLDHRIEKKRTVIPALLEALQNHRSTDINLNYFYQLLFTRENLKLVHIVCHKKGAHNLQCDTKKIYNNATKDLKAKQKPKVKKRRMT; from the exons ATGTTCGGGAAAATTAAACCTGTCAAAATTAGGAGTTACagtgaaaacaggaaatacggAATTGCCGCAAAAGATGTGAAGGAACTACTGAAGAAGGCCTGCAATTTGCTACAG GTGCCACTCTCTGGTGCACGTGTTTGCTTGTATGAGGACGGGACAATAGTGACGGAGGAATTCTTCCCAACTTTGGCGGATAACACCGAATTGGTTCTTCTATCTAAAGGGCAGACGTGGAGTGGAG TTGTGTGCGACATCAGTCAGCTACTCAACACAGACCGGCATGCCGACAGCCTCATTGAAGCAGCGAAGGGGCTCCTCTCCGATGAGAAATCTTCAAAGAGGCGTAAAATCCTGACAGACCTGTTACAGAACCTGGAGGATAGGTCGGAGctggagagcagagaggaggatgaagactGGTTCCAAG GTGTTGATTCTCGATTTAAAACAAAGTCTGCCTACATGAAGTACAACTGTGAAAGCAGGATACGCGGTTACTTGAAAGAG cTGGATGATGCCACCAAATCCATACAGAAAGCAAAAGTGAGGGCAGAGTTTTTGAAAACCTCACAGAGCCTCGCAGaaatgctgaaaacagccaagtGTAATGGCTGCTACTTTGACAGGACTGAAAAGCAACCAGATCGCCTTTGTACTCAGGAGGGATGGTTCACCTGCCAG GGATCATTTGATGAGAAAGTGTGCAAATCTCTTCACTCTATCAACCCCTATGGAAGCCGCGAGGGCAGGATTGTCTTCAGCACTTGGAATTTGGACCACAG GATTGAAAAGAAGAGGACAGTTATTCCCGCTCTGCTGGAAGCTCTGCAGAATCACAGGAGCACTGACATCAACCTGAACTACTTCTACCAACTCCTGTTCACGAGGGAAAACCTGAAGCTGGTCCACATCGTCTGCCACAAAAAAGGAGCTCACAACCTGCAGTGTGACACCAAGAAGATCTATAATAATGCCACCAAGGATCTAAAAGCAAAACAGAAGCCCAAAGTAAAGAAAAGGCGCATGACTTGA
- the lg20h1orf174 gene encoding UPF0688 protein C1orf174 homolog, giving the protein MIHKMPGEVDNLKPRKRKSSSETRNSRKTSAARRRCVKSPKANSSSESSSAVGNTKAAGPLERDSCISCECHQSSGRRRCSASPEHEGQEGKENALMMGQDSDSCVMNSIWDKYEPEHMDYEETGKIMFPDDDSNQILPVEQFFGNLDAVQDFPERSSTSSSRAQRKNRRRHYYAREDSDEDEVDFSGVQRDDGVGT; this is encoded by the exons ATGATACATAAG ATGCCTGGTGAAGTTGATAATTTGAAGCcaagaaagaggaagagcaGCTCTGAGACCAGAAACTCCAGAAAG ACATCTGCTGCAAGGAGGAGATGTGTGAAAAGTCCAAAGGCGAACTCGTCATCTGAGAGCAGCTCAGCAGTTGGGAACACTAAAGCAGCTGGTCCTCTGGAGAGAGACTCCTGCATCAGCTGTGAATGCCATCAGTCTTCTGGCAGGAGGAGGTGCTCAGCATCACCAGAGCATGAAGGACAGGAAGGCAAAGAGAACGCGCTGATGATGGGACAGGATTCAGACAGCTGTGTAATGAATAGCATCTGGGACAAATATGAGCCTGAGCATATGGATTATGAAGAAACGGGCAAAATCATGTTCCCAGATGATGACAGTAATCAGATCCTTCCTGTGGAGCAGTTCTTTGGAAACTTGGATGCTGTACAG GATTTTCCTGAAAGATCATCCACGTCTTCTAGCCGCGCCCAAAGGAAGAACAGGAGGCGACATTACTACGCTCGAGAGGACAGCGATGAAGACGAGGTGGATTTCAGCGGCGTGCAGCGAGACGACGGGGTGGGCACTTAG